ACACTCCACTCGCGCACCGTCCCCCCAACTTGGAGCTCCTATGAAGCTGTCCGTCATCGGTTGTGGTTACCTCGGCGCTGTGCATGCTGCGGCCATGGCGTCGATCGGTCATGAGGTCGTCGGCATCGACGTTGACCAGCGGAAGATCGACGCGCTCTCCGAGGGACAGGCGCCGTTCTTCGAGCCGGGACTGCAGGAGATCCTGACGGCGGGGATTGCAGCGGGCAACCTGCGCTTCACCACCGATATGGCCGAGGCTGCGGGCGCGAAGGTCCACTTCGTCGGAGTGGGAACTCCCCAGCAGAAAGACAGCTACGCCGCCGACCTCACCTATGTGAACGCGGCGTTCGATGCTCTGCTGCCCTACCTCGCTTCCGGTGACATCGTCGCCGGAAAGTCGACCGTCCCTGTCGGCACCGCGGCGAGCCTGGCTCCGCGGGTGTCGGAGACCGGCGCCACGCTCGTGTGGAACCCCGAGTTCCTCCGCGAGGGTTACGCGGTGCAAGACACCGTCGACCCCGACCGCCTCGTCGCCGGCGTGCCGGCGGGCGAAGAGGGTGAGATCGCAGCATCCGTGCTGCGTGAGGTCTACCACCCCTCGGTGGCGAAGGGCACGCCGTTCATCGTCACCGACTACGCCACCGCCGAGCTGGTCAAGGTCTCGGCGAACGCGTTCCTGGCGACCAAGATCAGCTTCATCAACGCGATGGCCGAGATCGCCGAGGTCACCGGCGCCGACGTCACCCAGCTCGCCGACGCCATCGGCCACGACGCCCGCATCGGTCGTCGCTTCCTCGGTGCCGGCATCGGCTTCGGTGGCGGCTGCCTGCCCAAGGACATCCGTGCGTTCTCCGCTCGTGCGGAAGAGCTTGGGCGGGGCGAATCCGTCGCGTTCCTTCGTCAGGTCGACGAGATCAACCTGCGCCGCCGCGAGCGCGCCGTGCAGCTCGTCGTCGACGGGCTCGGGGGATCGGTGTTCGAGAAGAAGGTGACGGTGCTCGGCGCGGCCTTCAAACCGCACTCCGACGACATCCGCGACTCTCCCGCCCTCGACGTCGCCGTGCGCCTGCACGGACTCGGCGCGAACGTCACGGTCACCGATCCGGCGGCGATCGAGAACGCCCGCCGCATCCACCCGCAGCTCACCTATGTCGAAGACCGCGACGAGGCCATCCGCGACGCCGACGCTCTCGTGCTCGTCACCGAATGGGACGAGTACCGTCGCCAGTTGCCGCCGGAGCACGCGTCGTCGCTCACCGACGGCCGCGTCGTCGTGGACGGGCGCAACGGGCTCGACGCGGCCGCGTGGCGCGCCGCGGGGTGGGCGTACTACGGGATGGGGCGGCCGTAACGCGTGACGTTCATCGCAACGATCGTGCTGGCGTTGGCCTCGGTTTTCCTGGTCTTCGCAGACGGGCCGATCTCGCGTCGACG
The DNA window shown above is from Microbacterium laevaniformans and carries:
- a CDS encoding UDP-glucose dehydrogenase family protein is translated as MKLSVIGCGYLGAVHAAAMASIGHEVVGIDVDQRKIDALSEGQAPFFEPGLQEILTAGIAAGNLRFTTDMAEAAGAKVHFVGVGTPQQKDSYAADLTYVNAAFDALLPYLASGDIVAGKSTVPVGTAASLAPRVSETGATLVWNPEFLREGYAVQDTVDPDRLVAGVPAGEEGEIAASVLREVYHPSVAKGTPFIVTDYATAELVKVSANAFLATKISFINAMAEIAEVTGADVTQLADAIGHDARIGRRFLGAGIGFGGGCLPKDIRAFSARAEELGRGESVAFLRQVDEINLRRRERAVQLVVDGLGGSVFEKKVTVLGAAFKPHSDDIRDSPALDVAVRLHGLGANVTVTDPAAIENARRIHPQLTYVEDRDEAIRDADALVLVTEWDEYRRQLPPEHASSLTDGRVVVDGRNGLDAAAWRAAGWAYYGMGRP